In Oxalobacteraceae bacterium OTU3CINTB1, the sequence TTGCGCCTGCACACCGGTCTTGCTGATCCACATTGCTGGATTCATGAATTGCTCCTGTTAATAGTACGAGAGTACGAGGTACTTGGATCAGCTTAGCCGCTAATCAGGCGGTTACCGGTTTCGGCCATCGAATCGCTGGCCTTGAATAATTTCATCTGGATCTCGAACGTGCGGTTCAGGCTCATGGTGGCGACCATTTCCTCCACCGCCGAGACGTTGCTGCCCTCGAGGTGGCCGGCGCGGATCACCACGGTCGGATCGGTGGCCAGCGGGATGCCGTCGCGCGCGATCAGCAGGCCCGCTTCGTTCTTGGTCAGCTCGGACGCTTCGGCCTTGACCAGGCGCAGCTTGTCGACCGTTTGCATGGTCGTCGTGCCCGGATTCTGGATCGAGATGGTGCCGTCGGCGCCGATGTCGATCTTGCTGTACTCGGGCAGGGTGATCGGACCGCCTTCGCCCAGCACCACGTTGCCGTTGATGCGCAGGGTGCCGTTTTCGTCGAGCGCCATGTTGCCGGCGCGGGTGTAGGCCTCCCCGGTCGGGCCGTCGACGGCCAGGAAACCGGCGCCGGAGACGGCCACGTCGAGCTCGCGGCCGGTGGCCTTGAGCGTGCCCTGGCGGGTCGACACCGAATTCGCCTGCAGCTGCGACATGTGGCGGTCGTCGTAGCCGTAGCCTTGCACGGTTTGCGCCGTCGCCAGCTCCATATTGGCGCGGAAGCCGCCCGTGTCGATGTTGGCCAGGTTGTTGGCCCGCACCTGTTGTCCGCGCAGGGCCCGTTCGGCCCCGCTCACCGCTGTGTAAAGCAACGCGTCCATGGCTCAGTCGTTCCTTAGATCGCTTGCATCAGCGATTGCAGCATCGTGCTCTCGGTCTGGATGACCTTCGAGTTGGCCTGGTAGTTGCGCTGCGAGGTCATCAGGCCGACCAGTTCGGACGTGATGTCGACGTTGGACTGCTCCAGCGACGAGGTGTTGATGTTGCCGCCCTGGCCGATGCCCGGGGCGTTGACCAGCGGCGTGCCGGAATTGACCGACTCGATCCAGCTGGTGCCGTCGATGGCCTGCAGCGAGCCCTCGTCCGGGAACGTGGCGATCGCCAGGCGGCCGACGGCCTGCTTCTGGCCGTTGTTGTAGCTGGCGATGACGGAGCCGTCGGTGGCCAGCGCGATGCCGGTGAAGGTGCCGGCCGCGTAGCCGTCGGCGGCGTTGGTGCTGGTGGTCGCTTCGCCGGCGAAACCGGTGGTGCCGGCGTAGTCGATGTCGAGCGGGCCGTACTGGCCGCCGTTGGGGGCGGTAGCCGGCAGCGTCACCGTGAACTTGCCGGTGGCCGGGGCGGTCATCTGGCCGGTGGCGGCGTTGAACGTCAGGGTGGCGGTGCCGCCCACGCTCACGCCGTCCAGCACGTAGTGGACGCTGATGGAGTTGGCGGTCGCGTCCTGCGCGAAATACTGGGTCATGGTGTGCTTGCCGCCCAGGGTGTCGTAGATCACCGAGGCCTTGGACATGTTGAAGGTCGACGGGTCGGGCGGCGCGGCGACGGTGGCCGGCACCCAGGTGGCGGCCGGCGTCCAGTCGGCCGACATGTTGCCGACGTAATCCATGTTTTTCGAGACCACGGCCGGGATCGAACCGGTCGGGATCGGCACGTCGCCCAGCGCGCCCAGCGTGGTGCTGCCTTGCTTGATCGGATAGCCCTGCACCTTGCGGCCGGTGGCGTCGACCAGGAAGCCGTCCTTGGAGGCGTCGAAGATGCCGACGCGGGTGTATTCGGTCTGGCCGGTGTTCTGGTCCTTGGTGACGAAGAAGCCGCGGCCGTTGATCGAGGCGTCGAGCGCGCGGCCGGTGTTGAGCACGCCGCCCTGTTTGCTGATGCTCTGCGTGGTCGAACCGATCATGACGCCGGTCTGGACGTCGCCCGAGACCAGCGACGAGAAGTTGGCGCGCGACGACTTGTAGCCGTAGGTGCCGGCGTTGGCGATGTTCTGGCTGGTGCTGTTCAGCGATTCGTTGATGGCCTGGATGCCAGACAATGCGATATCGAAACTCATGATGGAGTCCTTCCTAAGTAAAGATTATTGAATGGCAGAGGCGGATTTGCCGTTGAAGGCGGTGATCGAGGTCGGCGCGATTTCGCCGATGTTGCTGACGTTGAGCACGACGCCGCCGTTGGCCGACAGGCGCACGCTGTTGAGGCGGCCCTGGACGTCAACCGGCGGGACTTCCTTGGAACTGGTCTCGACCGACAGCTTGTAGGTGCCGGCCGGAATCTTCAGGCCGGCCGTATCGATCGTGAACGGCACCGTGCCGGCCGCCTGCGTGCCCAGCTTGACGGTGTACTTTGTGCCGTCGTCGCCGGTCAGCACGACGCTGGTCGCGGTGCTGGAGGCGGCCAGGGTGGTCTGGCCGCTGACGGGCGTCTTGCCATCGATCTTGACGGAGCTGCTCTCGGCCATGACGTCCGAGCCGACCTGGGCGCCCAGCGAGATCACTTGCATGCTTTGCAGCACGCTCGAGTTGGCGCTGGTGAGCTGCGACAGGTTCTGCAGCGCCTCGGTCTGCGACAGCTGGGTCAGCTGCTGGACGAACTGCGACGGATCGGTCGGCGACAACGGGTCCTGGTTCTGGATCTGCGCCACCAGCAATTTGGTGAACATGTCCGACGAGGCGCTGGCGGCGTTGCCGGTCACGCTGGTGCCGCCGTTGCCGGTGCTGGCGCTGCTGTTGTTGAGTAGACTGACTGCCATGGCTTAACCTTCAGCGAGTTTGAGGAGGGATTGCTGCATGCCGCGGATGCGGCCCAGGACTTCGACATTGGTTTCGAAGGCGCGCGAGGCCGACATCATGTCGGCCATCTCCGCCACTTCGTTGACGTTGGGGTAGAACACCATGCCCTCGGCGTTGGCCATCGGATGGCCCGGCTCGTAGACCTTGCGCAGCGGCTCGGCCGACTGGACCACGTCGAGCACTTGCACCTTGCCGCCGGCCTGCATGTCGCCGTCGAAGCTGTCGCCCATGACGGCCGAGAACACGGGCTTGCGCGCGCGGTAGGTGTCGGCTTCGTTGCCGTTGACCGAATCGGCGTTGGCCAGGTTGCTGGCGATGGTATTGAGGCGCACGGTCTGGGCCGACATGGCCGATCCTGCGATCTCGGAAATATTTTTAAAGGACATGGCTTACTCCGTGGTGGATGCGGGCGCTGCTGCGGTTGTTGCGGCCGGGATCATGGCGGCGGCGTGCTCACTGGCCATTGATGGCTTTGGCGAGACCGCGCAGACGCATCGTCACGAACGTCAGGCTGGTCTGGAAGTCGGAGGCGTTTTGCGAGAACGCGGCCTGCTCGACGCCGATCTCGACGGTGTTGCCGTCGCGGGTCGGGTGGTAGGGCACGCGGTACATCGACGCGGCACCGTCGTCGCCGCCGATGTCGCCGGCCGCCTCGGCCTGGGTGTTGGCCAGGGTGGCGGCGAAGTCCATGTCGCGCGCCTGGAAGCCCGGCGTGTTCTCGTTGGCCAGGTTGGTGGCCAGGATGCGGGTGCGTTCGGCGCGCAACTGGAGCGCGTCGGCGTGGACCCCTGCCGCTTCTTTGAAGTTGATGCCCATAGTCTTCCCCTGTCCAAATTCAGGCTGCGTTGCTAAAAAACGGTGTTGCATGAGTGCAAAACGTTACCGTCAATGTAAAATGACGGCACAGCGGTTTAACTACCATCGCTCTCCGCATCATAGTAGAGGTATTGCCCATGTTCAACAAAAGTATTGTAACTGGTTTAGGTGGAATGTTGCTGCTTAGCACAACAATTTTTAACACTTTAGCCGCCTCCAGCCCCACAAACGCCGAACAAGTCCCCGTTTTGGTGGAGGCTGCGGCGCGTCAATATGTGTTGCGCTGGGCAGACAGTAGCGGTTTGATAGAGCCTCAATTCGCGTTGAATGTGTTGCGCGGCAGCCGCCCTTTGGCCGCGTGCGGGCAGGGCGTGACGGTCGAGGCGGTCGATACGCGCTCGCCGGGCCGCATGAAATTCGCCGCGTCGTGTGCGGCCGGCGCCGGCGCGCCGGGCTGGCGCTACGAGTTCGTGGTGCGGGCGCAGGTGTCGGCGCGGATCGCCATCGTGGCCAGCGACGTGCCGGCCGGGAAAGTTATTGCGGACGAAGATGTGTTACTTGAACGCCACGATATTTCCAACATCACGGACCCGGTCTCCGATCCGCAGGACGTGGTGGGCATGAGCGGCAAGCGCGCGCTGCGCAGTGGTGAGGTGCTGCGCTTGGCGCTGCTGGCTTCGCCGACCCTGGTCAAGCGCGGGGAGGCGGTGCGCATCGTCGCGCGCAACGACCAGGTGGAGGTGAGCATGGCCGGCGAGGCGCTCGACGCCGGCGCGCGCGGCTCGCTGGTGCGGGTGCGCAATGCCAGCGGCACCATCATCCGCGCCAAGGTGACCGGCGCCGGCACGGTGCAGCCGGCCGACATGCCGGTGACGATCAAGCCCTAGCGCGTTCCGAACAGCTGCTTACGCACGTTACAAAGGGTAACAGCTTGATGTCCGGGTGATTGTTAATCTAGTTCCATACTTTTAGCGTGGAAGGATGTCAATCATGGGTACGCCGTCGAAGAACATGAGGACCGTGGTGTCCTCGGCGCTGTTGCTGAGTCTGCTGGCTGTTGCCGGATGTAACAAGCCTTCCGACCCCGTGCAGCCGAAGACGGCGGACACGCCGGCCGCCGCGCAGGCCGCGCCCTACACGCCGCCGACGGCCGACCAGCTGTCGCAGATGGTCGCGCCGATCGCACTGTTTCCGGACAAGCTGGTCGGCCAAGTGCTGGCGGGGGCGACCTATCCGGAGCAAATCTCCGCCGCCAACCAGTGGCTGGCGCAAAATCCATCGCTGAAGGGCGACGCGCTGCAGAGTGCCGAAGCCGGCCAGCCGTGGGATGTCAGCGTCAAGGCGCTGACCACCTTCCCAAGTGTGCTGAATCAGATGGCCGGCAATCTCCAGTGGACCACGGCGCTGGGCGAGGCCTATGTCAACGATCCGAACGATGTGATGAACGCGATCCAGGCCATGCGCTTGCGCGCGCAGCAGGCGGGCAACCTGAAATCCTCGCCGCATCTGCGGGTATCGACCACCGCGCGCGCCGCGCCGCCGCCCAATTACGTCGAGCAATCGCCTGTGGAACCGCTGGTCTATTCGGGGCCGGCGGTGATTCCGCCGCCGCCCCAAACCATCGTCATCGAGCCGGCCGAGCCCGATGTGGTGTATGTCCCGCGCTACGATCCGGCGGTGGTCTATGGCGCGCCGGTGCCGGTATACCGCAGCTACCGTCAGCCGGCCTATTCCGGCGAGAACCTGGTCGCGACCGGCGTGATTTCGTTCGGTGTCGGGGTGCTGGTGGGCGCGGCCGCCAGCCATCACCATGACTGGGGATGGAATGCCTGGGACGTCAACTGGGGCGCGCCGCGCCACTACGACGGCGGCTGGCAGCGTCCGGCGGTGGTGTACAACAACGCGACCTATATCTCGAAATCGGTGACGGTCGTGAATCATGTCAACAATATAAACGTCGTCAACAATAACTACCGAACGACTAACAACGTTGTCAATCGCACCCAGAACGTCGCGATTCACAACGCTCCGCAGCCGCCTGCCGGGATCCCCGGCGCGGCCCGTTTCCAGCCGAATTATGCGCCCCTGGGAACGTCGTTGGCGGCCCATCCACCGGCACAGCGTCCGGTCGGCGCGATGACGGTGCCGCATTTCAACGCCCACGACACGGTGCCCGGCACGCGCCCGTCCTTTGGCTCCCCGGCGATGTCGTTACAGGAGCGCGGCGGCGGCATGCATATGCCGCTGGTCCGGCATGCCGAGTCCTCGACGACGCCCACCCCTCACGCCGAAGCCCCGATGCCGCCCGTCCATCACGCCGAGGCGCCGATGAGAGCCTTCCAGCACCCGGAGACCGCGCCGGTCCTGCGCGCCGAGGTGCCGGTACGGCCCGTCGAGCACGCAGAGGCTCCCATGCGGCCGGTCCAGCACGCCGAGGCTCCCATGCGACCGGTCCAGCACGCCGAGGCTTTCCTGCCGCGCGGCACGCCGTCCAACCACGACGTCAACGATTTTGAGCGGGCGCATGCCAACGGCGCACGCCAGGAGATGCTCGCCATGCACAATGAGCGCCCTCATGCGTCACCGCCGGCGCCGGTCAAGCACGTGGCGGCGAAGCACGAAGACAACCATCATCACGACAAGCACGACGGACAGGAGCGTCACGGCTAGCGTGCCGTCCACCAGCTGGAAAGCGAAAAGCCAACCCGAGGGGTTGGCTTTTCGTTGTTTTGCCTGACGATCTGACTTAAGGCTTGGAATCGAGCGCTGCGCTGGCGCCACGCTGGACTTGCGCCGCCAGCTTGCTCAGCTTGTCGGCATAGGCGGGGTCGGTGGCGTAGCCGCCGCGCGCCAGGCCTGTGGCGAAGGCGTGGGCGTCGTTGCCGGTGTTGAGCGCGGCCTGGTAGCGCGGATTGCTCGACAGCATATCGGCGTAGTCGCGGAAGGCGCTGGCGGCATCCGGGTAGCTGCGGAAGCGCTCGGTCTTCTTGACCATCGCGCCCTGTTCGTATTCGGTGGTGGTGGCCGCCGCCACGGCACCTTGCCAGTTGCCGCCGGCCTTGATGCCGAACAGGTTGTTGGTGTCGGCACCGCCCTTGCGCAGCGGTTGCTGACCCCAGCCCGATTCGAGCGCGGCGTGGGCGGCGACCACGTCCGCCGAGACGCCCAGCTTCTGGCCGGTTTCCTCGGCCCAAGGCTTGATGGAGGCCAGGAATTGATTTTTGAGATCGTTGTCGATGCCGCCGCCGTTTGCCCCCGCGCTGACCCCATCGATGGCGCCGCTCGAGCGCTGCAACGCCATCGCCTGCAGGCTCATCGCTTGTGACGCGGAAGGCGAGGGCGACGGATCGCCGAAGCCGCCGCCGCCGTGGCTGATGAACGTGGCGACATCCTGCTGCACCTGGCGGAAGGTCGAGGCGAAGTTGCCGGAGGACGAGGACGAAGGCGAAGACGAGAAAGCGCCCACAGCCGCGACGGGGCGGCTGGAGGTCATGTTCGATACGGTGGCGGCGGTCGGCGCCGTCGCGGGCATAAAGTTAAGCTGGCGCATAAAGTTGGTCCTCGCCATGCAGCACGCGCTGCATGATGCTGTGCTGTTCTAACAGCAAGTCGCTATTGCGCTTGCCGAGACGCTTGCATTCAACCACCATGGTTTCCAGCGTCTTCCAGTCGGACTCTATTTTCTCTCGGGCAGCATTTTTCAGCAAGGCAAACGCCTGGTCCATGTTGGCAGTTGGACCAAGTAAACGTTGCGCAAGCGCAACGCGTTGGGCGCGGCGCGCCTGCAAGACGTCCACCAGGGCCGAAATGGCCTCGGCCGCCTGGCCCAGCTCCGCAGCCTGGTGGCGCAGCGCGGCATGGAATTGCTGTTCCAGCAAATCCTGCAACGCGGGGTAGGCGCGCAAGTCGTCGGCGATGCCGGCCAGCAGCACGCGCATGGCGTCCTGGCGCGTCATGGCGGCGATGTTCACGGCTCGCTCCCGTGGAAGCGCTGGATCAGGCCGGCGAGCTTGGCCGGGTCGAACGGCAATTCGCCCTTGGCCAGCGCGTCGCGCAGCATGTCGACCTTTTCCTGGTCGATTTCGGGCATGTCGCGCATCGCCTGCAGCGCCGGCTGCATGACGGCCGACTGCAACGGCGCGGCGGCCGGCGCCGGCGCGGCGGCTTCGCCGGCGTCGACCGGCGCGGCGTCGGCCACGCGTTGGACGGTCATGCCGTCCGGGGTGGAGGTCGTGATTCTCATACGTGTGCCTCTGCTTGGCTTGGTTTCCATACGATATCTTTAATGTTACCGCTTAATTGTGGCCGCTGCTGTTACCGCTGCGGCGCGGATCGGCCGGCGCCGGCGCGGGCTGGCGCTGGGCGCCGCCGCCGAGCGAGTCGCGCAGCTTTT encodes:
- a CDS encoding flagellar basal body rod protein FlgF gives rise to the protein MDALLYTAVSGAERALRGQQVRANNLANIDTGGFRANMELATAQTVQGYGYDDRHMSQLQANSVSTRQGTLKATGRELDVAVSGAGFLAVDGPTGEAYTRAGNMALDENGTLRINGNVVLGEGGPITLPEYSKIDIGADGTISIQNPGTTTMQTVDKLRLVKAEASELTKNEAGLLIARDGIPLATDPTVVIRAGHLEGSNVSAVEEMVATMSLNRTFEIQMKLFKASDSMAETGNRLISG
- a CDS encoding flagellar hook-basal body complex protein gives rise to the protein MSFDIALSGIQAINESLNSTSQNIANAGTYGYKSSRANFSSLVSGDVQTGVMIGSTTQSISKQGGVLNTGRALDASINGRGFFVTKDQNTGQTEYTRVGIFDASKDGFLVDATGRKVQGYPIKQGSTTLGALGDVPIPTGSIPAVVSKNMDYVGNMSADWTPAATWVPATVAAPPDPSTFNMSKASVIYDTLGGKHTMTQYFAQDATANSISVHYVLDGVSVGGTATLTFNAATGQMTAPATGKFTVTLPATAPNGGQYGPLDIDYAGTTGFAGEATTSTNAADGYAAGTFTGIALATDGSVIASYNNGQKQAVGRLAIATFPDEGSLQAIDGTSWIESVNSGTPLVNAPGIGQGGNINTSSLEQSNVDITSELVGLMTSQRNYQANSKVIQTESTMLQSLMQAI
- a CDS encoding flagellar basal body rod modification protein gives rise to the protein MAVSLLNNSSASTGNGGTSVTGNAASASSDMFTKLLVAQIQNQDPLSPTDPSQFVQQLTQLSQTEALQNLSQLTSANSSVLQSMQVISLGAQVGSDVMAESSSVKIDGKTPVSGQTTLAASSTATSVVLTGDDGTKYTVKLGTQAAGTVPFTIDTAGLKIPAGTYKLSVETSSKEVPPVDVQGRLNSVRLSANGGVVLNVSNIGEIAPTSITAFNGKSASAIQ
- the flgC gene encoding flagellar basal body rod protein FlgC; its protein translation is MSFKNISEIAGSAMSAQTVRLNTIASNLANADSVNGNEADTYRARKPVFSAVMGDSFDGDMQAGGKVQVLDVVQSAEPLRKVYEPGHPMANAEGMVFYPNVNEVAEMADMMSASRAFETNVEVLGRIRGMQQSLLKLAEG
- the flgB gene encoding flagellar basal body rod protein FlgB, giving the protein MGINFKEAAGVHADALQLRAERTRILATNLANENTPGFQARDMDFAATLANTQAEAAGDIGGDDGAASMYRVPYHPTRDGNTVEIGVEQAAFSQNASDFQTSLTFVTMRLRGLAKAINGQ
- the flgA gene encoding flagellar basal body P-ring formation chaperone FlgA, with the protein product MIEPQFALNVLRGSRPLAACGQGVTVEAVDTRSPGRMKFAASCAAGAGAPGWRYEFVVRAQVSARIAIVASDVPAGKVIADEDVLLERHDISNITDPVSDPQDVVGMSGKRALRSGEVLRLALLASPTLVKRGEAVRIVARNDQVEVSMAGEALDAGARGSLVRVRNASGTIIRAKVTGAGTVQPADMPVTIKP
- a CDS encoding DUF3300 domain-containing protein, which gives rise to MGTPSKNMRTVVSSALLLSLLAVAGCNKPSDPVQPKTADTPAAAQAAPYTPPTADQLSQMVAPIALFPDKLVGQVLAGATYPEQISAANQWLAQNPSLKGDALQSAEAGQPWDVSVKALTTFPSVLNQMAGNLQWTTALGEAYVNDPNDVMNAIQAMRLRAQQAGNLKSSPHLRVSTTARAAPPPNYVEQSPVEPLVYSGPAVIPPPPQTIVIEPAEPDVVYVPRYDPAVVYGAPVPVYRSYRQPAYSGENLVATGVISFGVGVLVGAAASHHHDWGWNAWDVNWGAPRHYDGGWQRPAVVYNNATYISKSVTVVNHVNNINVVNNNYRTTNNVVNRTQNVAIHNAPQPPAGIPGAARFQPNYAPLGTSLAAHPPAQRPVGAMTVPHFNAHDTVPGTRPSFGSPAMSLQERGGGMHMPLVRHAESSTTPTPHAEAPMPPVHHAEAPMRAFQHPETAPVLRAEVPVRPVEHAEAPMRPVQHAEAPMRPVQHAEAFLPRGTPSNHDVNDFERAHANGARQEMLAMHNERPHASPPAPVKHVAAKHEDNHHHDKHDGQERHG
- a CDS encoding glucosaminidase domain-containing protein, producing MRQLNFMPATAPTAATVSNMTSSRPVAAVGAFSSSPSSSSSGNFASTFRQVQQDVATFISHGGGGFGDPSPSPSASQAMSLQAMALQRSSGAIDGVSAGANGGGIDNDLKNQFLASIKPWAEETGQKLGVSADVVAAHAALESGWGQQPLRKGGADTNNLFGIKAGGNWQGAVAAATTTEYEQGAMVKKTERFRSYPDAASAFRDYADMLSSNPRYQAALNTGNDAHAFATGLARGGYATDPAYADKLSKLAAQVQRGASAALDSKP
- a CDS encoding flagellar protein FlgN, which gives rise to MNIAAMTRQDAMRVLLAGIADDLRAYPALQDLLEQQFHAALRHQAAELGQAAEAISALVDVLQARRAQRVALAQRLLGPTANMDQAFALLKNAAREKIESDWKTLETMVVECKRLGKRNSDLLLEQHSIMQRVLHGEDQLYAPA
- the flgM gene encoding flagellar biosynthesis anti-sigma factor FlgM, whose translation is MRITTSTPDGMTVQRVADAAPVDAGEAAAPAPAAAPLQSAVMQPALQAMRDMPEIDQEKVDMLRDALAKGELPFDPAKLAGLIQRFHGSEP